The proteins below come from a single Candidatus Stygibacter australis genomic window:
- a CDS encoding thioredoxin family protein, translating into MRLKISILAILMLISLSLAANNIEWLTNVEDALQKAKASNKHVFVFFTGSDWCSWCDKLTSEVFDQQEFKNYVNENMIMVKLDFPRADILSKEQKAYNNQKQQKYNIQGYPSVLILDTDGNVALQTGYREGGAFQYVKFLKGSLEFKFDESNSTYTDDQGLVWQKNLDLAKKIAKKENKSILINFTGSDWCIWCHRIRDEIFYQQEFEEFAKENLILVRFDFPKQIKLPAGEENYNMQMAQKFGVKGFPTLFLTDSSGNVIQKLGYEKGGAIPYVAMLQDLIK; encoded by the coding sequence ATGCGCCTTAAAATCTCAATACTTGCCATTCTTATGCTTATTTCTCTTTCATTAGCAGCAAATAATATCGAATGGCTCACGAACGTAGAAGATGCCCTGCAAAAGGCAAAGGCTTCTAATAAACATGTTTTCGTCTTTTTTACCGGCTCAGATTGGTGTAGCTGGTGTGATAAACTCACTTCTGAAGTTTTCGACCAACAGGAATTCAAAAACTATGTAAATGAAAATATGATCATGGTAAAACTCGATTTTCCTCGCGCTGATATTCTGTCAAAAGAGCAAAAAGCTTATAATAATCAAAAACAGCAAAAATATAATATTCAGGGTTATCCTTCTGTGCTGATCCTGGATACTGATGGAAATGTAGCATTACAGACAGGATACAGAGAAGGTGGAGCATTTCAATATGTAAAATTCCTCAAAGGATCTCTGGAATTTAAATTTGATGAGTCAAATTCTACTTATACTGATGATCAGGGTCTTGTCTGGCAGAAAAATCTGGATTTAGCAAAAAAAATCGCCAAAAAAGAAAACAAGTCTATACTGATAAATTTCACTGGCTCTGACTGGTGCATCTGGTGCCACAGGATCAGAGATGAGATATTCTACCAGCAGGAATTTGAAGAATTTGCTAAAGAAAATCTCATCTTAGTTAGATTTGATTTCCCCAAACAAATCAAATTACCGGCTGGTGAAGAAAACTATAACATGCAAATGGCTCAGAAATTCGGAGTGAAGGGCTTTCCTACTCTCTTTCTCACCGATAGCTCTGGCAATGTAATTCAAAAACTCGGCTATGAAAAAGGTGGTGCAATCCCTTATGTGGCAATGCTGCAAGATCTGATCAAATGA
- a CDS encoding OsmC family protein, which translates to MVNKAKITWKGNVSFEADLGGHKINIDTTKEKGGNDTGPGPMLLLLPALAGCSSFGVVGILKKMRIKDFKLEIEVEANKTTEHPQVYDRIDLFYNFTGENLDNAKLTKAVTVAEERFCGVYLMLAKTAKINSIIINNGVKI; encoded by the coding sequence GTGGTAAATAAAGCCAAAATCACCTGGAAAGGTAATGTAAGTTTCGAAGCTGATCTGGGTGGTCACAAAATAAATATCGATACCACTAAAGAAAAGGGTGGAAATGATACCGGACCAGGTCCCATGTTATTATTACTGCCTGCTTTAGCTGGTTGCAGTTCTTTTGGGGTAGTGGGTATCTTAAAAAAAATGCGCATCAAAGATTTCAAACTTGAAATTGAAGTGGAAGCAAATAAGACAACTGAACACCCCCAGGTATATGACCGGATTGATCTATTTTACAATTTCACCGGTGAAAACCTTGATAATGCCAAGTTAACCAAAGCTGTTACCGTGGCAGAAGAGCGTTTTTGCGGCGTATATCTGATGCTGGCAAAAACCGCTAAAATCAATTCTATAATCATTAATAATGGAGTTAAAATTTAA
- a CDS encoding glutaredoxin domain-containing protein, translating into MKAKTVILFSTPTCSWCKKMKDYLKQNQIRFKEIDVSRDASALRDMIKKSGQRGVPQTWVNNRPVVGFDKEKLKKLLEL; encoded by the coding sequence ATGAAAGCTAAAACTGTGATTTTATTTTCAACGCCAACTTGCAGTTGGTGCAAAAAGATGAAGGATTATCTAAAACAAAACCAGATCAGATTCAAAGAGATAGATGTTTCGCGTGACGCTTCTGCGTTGCGTGATATGATTAAAAAAAGTGGGCAAAGGGGCGTCCCCCAAACTTGGGTGAATAATCGCCCGGTTGTTGGTTTTGATAAAGAGAAATTAAAAAAGCTATTAGAATTATAG
- a CDS encoding SUMF1/EgtB/PvdO family nonheme iron enzyme has translation MKKAIYAVILVLLLTGILIAEPGQVPPKGMVFVEGGTFQMGSTSGKDREKPVHRVTVSDFYIGKYEVTQGEYEAVMGTNPSEFKKSGKDAPVEEVSWVEAAEYCNKLSDREGLDRCYSGSGSNITWYFNANGYRLPTEAEWEFTALGGNKNKGYKYSGSNDLGSVAWYRDNSGKTHSVGEKQANELGIYDMSGNVWEWCWDWYGDYSESAQTDPHGPASGSDRVRRGGGWSGDASCCRADYRARYNPARYTGGTINSLGFRLVRSSKLKITQSEEANFTYTDDQGLVWQKNLDRAKKLANKENKSILIRFSGSDWTPFYHKMNNEIFYQQEFEKFAKENLILVRFDFPRNTKLPADEENYNKQMVEKFGLKGLPTLILTDSSGNVIQKHNGYIKGGAIPYVATLQDLIK, from the coding sequence ATGAAAAAAGCAATTTATGCGGTGATATTAGTATTATTATTAACTGGAATATTGATAGCTGAGCCAGGGCAAGTACCACCAAAAGGCATGGTATTTGTGGAAGGTGGCACTTTCCAGATGGGCAGTACAAGTGGAAAAGATAGAGAAAAGCCAGTGCATAGAGTCACTGTGAGTGATTTTTATATAGGTAAATATGAGGTTACTCAGGGTGAATATGAAGCTGTGATGGGCACGAATCCTTCTGAATTCAAGAAGTCAGGCAAAGATGCTCCTGTTGAGGAAGTTAGCTGGGTTGAGGCAGCGGAATATTGTAATAAATTGAGTGATCGGGAAGGACTTGATCGTTGTTATAGTGGCTCTGGAAGTAATATTACGTGGTATTTCAATGCTAATGGTTACCGTCTGCCCACAGAAGCAGAATGGGAGTTTACTGCACTGGGGGGGAACAAAAACAAGGGCTATAAGTATTCTGGCAGTAATGATCTTGGTAGTGTAGCCTGGTATCGTGATAATTCAGGAAAAACGCATAGTGTAGGTGAAAAACAGGCTAATGAGTTAGGGATATATGATATGAGTGGCAATGTTTGGGAATGGTGCTGGGACTGGTATGGTGATTACAGCGAAAGTGCACAGACTGATCCGCATGGACCTGCATCGGGCTCTGACCGAGTGCGTCGGGGTGGTGGCTGGAGCGGTGATGCCAGTTGCTGCCGGGCTGATTATCGCGCCCGATACAACCCTGCCCGCTACACTGGCGGCACCATCAACTCCCTTGGCTTCCGCTTAGTCCGCAGTTCAAAATTGAAGATAACTCAATCAGAAGAAGCAAATTTCACCTATACTGATGATCAGGGACTTGTCTGGCAAAAAAATCTTGATAGAGCAAAAAAACTCGCCAATAAAGAAAACAAGTCAATACTGATAAGATTTTCTGGCTCTGACTGGACCCCCTTTTACCACAAGATGAACAATGAGATATTCTATCAGCAGGAATTTGAAAAATTTGCCAAAGAAAATCTCATTTTAGTTAGATTTGATTTTCCAAGAAATACAAAATTACCAGCAGATGAAGAAAACTATAACAAGCAAATGGTTGAGAAATTTGGATTGAAGGGACTTCCTACTCTTATTCTCACCGATAGTTCTGGCAATGTAATTCAAAAACACAACGGCTATATAAAAGGTGGTGCAATCCCATATGTGGCTACGTTGCAAGATCTGATAAAATAA
- a CDS encoding MarR family transcriptional regulator has product MEKNLVKFAKLSKELNTLCQKREIMTRKQLNLGRIECDLLQYLHDLNTAICMNDIAEKLNVSHSRITRLIDTLVEKGLVERFASRRDRRSWLAKITAKGRKIASESIQDLMIIQEKLIEMFPTENIDEIFNHVMIYLTTYNELLREKEIARGK; this is encoded by the coding sequence ATGGAAAAGAACCTGGTAAAATTCGCAAAGTTAAGCAAAGAACTCAATACTCTTTGCCAGAAAAGAGAGATCATGACTAGAAAGCAACTGAATCTTGGTCGGATTGAATGTGATCTATTGCAATATCTGCACGATTTGAATACCGCCATCTGCATGAATGATATTGCAGAAAAATTAAATGTTTCCCATAGTAGAATAACCCGCCTGATTGATACTCTTGTAGAAAAAGGGCTTGTAGAACGCTTTGCCTCTCGTCGTGACCGTAGAAGCTGGTTGGCTAAAATCACGGCTAAAGGTAGAAAAATCGCCAGTGAATCAATTCAGGATTTGATGATAATCCAGGAAAAACTTATCGAAATGTTCCCAACTGAGAATATTGATGAAATCTTTAACCATGTGATGATATATCTCACAACATATAACGAATTATTAAGAGAAAAGGAAATTGCCCGTGGTAAATAA
- a CDS encoding prolyl oligopeptidase family serine peptidase produces MFKYPHTRRDDIVDEIHGKKVYDPYRWLEDSSDEEVLNWDKAQNAISEPYLQALPAREYFFNKIKDSYYYDVDSIPRKVKGGTRLLFTRQLAAEEKSILMIMEDAESKPREILNPNNWANDETLGHYKISNTGRYLNYGVIKGGKEDPDFRIMDIDSGEHLLDKLQGHKQYTNSWLPDDSGFYYRYCPLPPEVPENEQDYWARTNLHRLGTDAKEDKLIFADDKVKEMWANAYLSYDQQYLIYGKGIFKQSFWIEKYGSGEMKAVKPEIKFQLDIEIYNDHLYILTDEDAPKNCIYKVNCSAPERENWELLIPEKDSKIEKFGIVDGKLFINYLDGIYNTIEIYDTDGGFLQEIKLPGNGIAFWRGLQDEKDIYIYFSNPVTPYIRYKYDFERNFLEQDFVYINPEFAYNSTDFVSKIEYAISRDGTRIPLIISHSADMQKDGSNPVILYGYGGFNVSMGPNFSAGVLALCQQGGIYVTACLRGGGEFGEEWHQEGMKEKKQNVFDDFIAAAKYIINEKYTSPEHLGIMGGSNGGLLTGACLVQKPELFAAAVIEVPLLDMIRYHKNKFANIWKEEYGSAEDEEEFNYLLAYSPYHNIDEEAEYPATLVTGGFNDSRCDPYHARKFAAGLQYAAENIGNENPILCRIDYNEGHGFGGGKTQFYDKSAQMLAFLLEHTQN; encoded by the coding sequence ATGTTTAAATATCCGCATACTCGCAGAGATGATATTGTAGATGAAATTCATGGGAAAAAGGTGTATGATCCATATCGCTGGCTGGAAGATAGCAGTGATGAAGAAGTACTTAACTGGGATAAAGCCCAGAATGCGATTTCTGAGCCATATCTTCAGGCATTACCAGCAAGAGAATACTTCTTCAATAAAATTAAAGACAGCTATTATTATGATGTTGATTCCATTCCCCGCAAAGTGAAGGGTGGAACTCGCTTACTTTTTACTCGGCAACTGGCAGCGGAAGAGAAATCGATATTGATGATCATGGAGGATGCTGAAAGCAAACCGCGGGAAATCTTGAATCCTAATAATTGGGCAAATGATGAGACTTTGGGTCATTATAAAATATCAAATACGGGACGTTATCTTAATTACGGAGTAATCAAAGGGGGTAAAGAAGATCCTGATTTCCGGATTATGGATATTGACAGTGGAGAACATCTACTTGATAAACTGCAGGGGCATAAACAATATACTAACAGTTGGCTGCCTGATGACAGCGGATTTTATTACAGATATTGTCCATTACCTCCAGAGGTTCCGGAAAATGAGCAGGATTACTGGGCGCGGACAAATCTGCATCGGCTGGGAACAGACGCGAAAGAAGATAAGCTGATCTTCGCTGATGATAAAGTAAAAGAAATGTGGGCAAATGCTTATCTGAGTTATGATCAGCAGTATTTAATTTATGGTAAAGGGATCTTTAAACAGTCTTTCTGGATTGAGAAATATGGAAGTGGAGAAATGAAGGCAGTGAAGCCGGAAATTAAATTTCAACTTGATATTGAGATATATAATGATCATCTTTACATTTTGACTGATGAAGATGCGCCTAAAAATTGTATCTATAAAGTAAATTGTTCAGCACCAGAGCGGGAGAACTGGGAACTTCTTATCCCTGAGAAGGATAGCAAGATTGAAAAATTTGGGATAGTGGATGGGAAGCTGTTTATAAATTATCTGGATGGGATTTATAATACCATAGAAATATATGATACTGATGGTGGATTTTTGCAGGAGATCAAATTGCCAGGTAATGGGATTGCCTTCTGGCGCGGTTTGCAGGATGAGAAAGATATTTATATCTATTTCAGCAATCCTGTAACTCCATATATCAGATATAAGTATGATTTTGAAAGAAACTTTTTGGAGCAGGATTTTGTTTATATTAATCCCGAGTTTGCTTATAACAGCACTGATTTCGTATCAAAAATTGAATATGCTATTTCCAGAGATGGGACCAGGATTCCCTTGATCATCAGTCACAGTGCAGATATGCAGAAAGACGGCAGTAATCCGGTTATACTTTACGGTTACGGTGGCTTCAATGTTTCAATGGGTCCAAATTTCAGTGCTGGGGTTCTGGCTCTATGCCAACAGGGTGGAATATATGTAACGGCATGTCTGCGTGGTGGAGGAGAATTTGGGGAAGAATGGCATCAGGAGGGAATGAAAGAGAAGAAGCAGAATGTATTTGATGACTTTATTGCTGCTGCAAAATATATAATTAATGAGAAATATACCTCACCGGAGCATTTAGGTATTATGGGTGGCAGTAATGGTGGTCTGCTTACTGGAGCCTGCCTGGTTCAGAAGCCAGAATTATTTGCTGCTGCCGTAATTGAGGTTCCGCTCCTTGATATGATCCGCTACCATAAAAACAAATTTGCCAATATCTGGAAAGAAGAATATGGCTCAGCGGAAGATGAAGAGGAATTTAATTATCTGCTGGCATATTCACCGTATCATAATATTGATGAGGAAGCAGAATATCCCGCTACTCTGGTAACCGGGGGATTCAATGATTCGCGTTGTGACCCGTATCATGCACGAAAGTTTGCAGCAGGATTGCAATATGCCGCCGAGAATATTGGCAATGAAAACCCCATCCTGTGCCGCATAGATTATAATGAAGGACATGGTTTCGGTGGTGGAAAAACCCAGTTTTACGATAAGAGCGCACAAATGCTCGCATTTCTGCTGGAGCATACCCAAAATTAG